The genomic stretch CAACAACCACCTCCGATGACTTACAGGTGACCCCGCCTTCTGAAAGACGCCCCTTTCCTGAGCGGCCCCGTGATCTACTGGATGTCTCGAGATCAGCGGACCGCAGATAACCAGGCACTCAAGACGGCCGTCCATACGGCAAATAATCCCTAAATCCGCACCCAGCAGCGGGAGCGTCACTGGTACCTGCGGATTTAGGGAACCTCTGAATACTATAGATTAATGCGTTAAAAAAACAGATTTTATCGTGTCTGAATCCGCAGGCAGAGGAAGTGTTACCGGAACTTGCTTGGGCGGGGGGGTGCAGATTGTCGTCCGTGACAACTGCCCAAGCGAGTCCCGAGGCTCCCTGCGTTCGCCGGTTGCCTGCTTGTGAAACCGACATCCGTGTCGGTTTCTCTCACCTCAGGTGCCCTCCCCCAGGGGATAATTTCTTCGCCCTGGGGAGGGCGAATTCACCGTATGCCCGGCGACACTCCCTCTGCCTGAAAAATGAGCGGATTTAGGCTCTTAGCGAAACATCATTAGATCAGTATAGGTCAGTGCTTTCTACGCCTTTTAGTGCATTTAAGACTCGCTTTGCCAGTCA from Aminivibrio sp. encodes the following:
- a CDS encoding deoxyribodipyrimidine photo-lyase; this encodes MIYWMSRDQRTADNQALKTAVHTANNP